tttattttttttataatggacagtgttcaaagattgaagtgaggacaaaactcaatagaattatttttttgtgagacttggaacaaaaaataatcaggtaaatcaataactttattttttgttattatatatttgtgtttctaaaattatttgttattgctcaataggtttaatatttttttttaagaaaataatatatatgcaattatttttgtttttttttttgttagatagttcaagttaagttaaaaatgtcaaagatgaaaacaattcactcatttttcaagagaaaagagagaatatatgatgaacaaaattcagcttcagattctttgagtaatgttcaaaatattattgagcAACCTGTGACATAACTTGTTGAGCAAGATATTCAACCCCCTGCTTCCAAAATAGCAAGGACTGAAATAGATCAAGTTAATATTGATACATTGATGCGTGATCCCGGAAAGCGTCCGCAAATTTGGAATTAtcctatcaatcaacaagatgAAATCCGTAGAGCATACATAAAGTTTGGACCATATCAATTTATTATGGATGAGTACCCTCTTTCTGGTCTAGAAAGTCATCCTCGTCGTTTCAAAGCTCATTGGTTTAAGAGTTTTTCTTGGCTAGAATATTCGCCAGAAGTGGATGCTGCATTTTGTCTTCCATGCTATTTATTTTCTAGAAAATCAAGTCCATTCACATCAGGAGGATTTCGTAATTGGAAAAAAGTGAATAATGGAAAGGATTGTGCATTTTTATCTCATGTGGGTAAATCTCTTAATTCTCCTCATAATATTGCTGTTAAGTCTTGTAAAGATTTGCTTAATCAATTATGTCACATTGACAAAGTATTGGCTAAGCAAAGCTCACAACAAGTTTTAAGCAATAGATTGCGTCTTAAAGCCTCTATTGATACTGTCAAATGGTTAACGTTTCAAGCTTGTGCTTTTAGGGGACATGACGAGAGTCATGAGTCTCAGAATCGAGGAAATTTTCttgaaatgttaaaattattagctTCTTACAATAAAGAAGTAGATGCAGTTGTTTTGGATAATGCTCCTCAAAATGCAATATACACATCACCTTCTATTCAAAAGGAAATTCTACATGTTTTTGCTAGAAAGGTGCAAAATGAAATTTGCAATGAGATTGGTAATgcaaaattttgtttaattgttGAAGCTAGAGATGAATTTAGAAGAGAACAAATGGCACTTGTTGTTAGATTTGTTGATAAGCATGGATTTGTCAAAGAAAGGCTAATAGATGTTGTTCATGTCAAAGATACTACTTCTGCTACTCTAAAACAAGAGATTTATTCTGCATTATCTCATCACAATCTCAACATTCAAAATGTTCGAGGTCAAAGGTACGACGGAGTTAGTAATATGCGTGGAGAGTGGAAAGGGTTACAAGCTTTAATTATTCAAGAATGTCCTTATGCATATTATGTTCATTGCTTTGCTCATCAATTACAGCTAGCTCTTGTTGCTGCGGCTAAAGAAGTTGTTGATGTTCATGCTTTTTTCCAAAGTTTGAGTAATATTATCAATGTTGTGTGCTCTTCTTGCAAACGCAATGATGAATTACGATCTGCTTATGCAACTGAAATTTCCCATTTAGTTGCAACTAATCAAATTGAAACAGGAAGAGGAGCAAATCAAATTGGCACATTAAAAAGATCAGGAGATACCAGGTGGAGCTCTCACTTCAACTCAATTTGTAGCCTTTTACGTATGTTTGGAGCAACAACTTCAGTTCTGGAAGATTTGGCTACTAATGGATCTACATATTCTCAACGTGGTGATGCTACTTATGCTCTTAAAtctttattatcatttgattttattttcattttgcatATGATGAAAGAAATCATGGGAATCACTGATAAACTTTGTCAAGCATTGCAACAAAAATCTCAAGACATTTTGAATGCTATGCATCTAGTTTCTAGTACAAAGTCATTGATTCAACAGTTAAGAGATAGTAGTTGGGGAGCACTTTTGGAGAAAGTTAGTTCTTTCTGCAATGATCATGCTATTCAGATACCTGATATGGGTGCTTCTTTTAGTGACATAATTCGGTCTCGTCGTAAAAAGGATGTTGTCACTGTTGAACACCACTATCGTGTTGACATTTTTACTAGCGTGATAGATTTTCAATTGAAAGAGCTAAATAGTAGATTTAGTGAGCAAACAACCGAGCTCCTCATATTGAGTACATCTTTAGATCCTAAAGATGCTTTCAAGTTATTCAGTGTTTGCAACATATGCAATCTTGTAAAGAATTTCTATTCTTTAGATTTTTCTGAGCAAGAAAAGATTCAATTGGATTATGAGTTACAACATTATGAACTTGATGTGGTTAAAGCTCCAGATTTTCAGAATTTGTCTACTCTTGCTGAATTGTATCAAAAATTGACAGAGACaggaaaatcaaatatatatcctTTAATTGATAGATTAATTCGTCTTATTTTGACTCTTCCTgtgacaacagcaacaactgaACGGGCCTTTTCAGCTATGAAGATTATTAAAACAAGGCTTCGAAACAAGATGGAAGATGAATTTTTAGCAGATTGTATGattgtatatatattgaaaaggaaattgcttcaaaattcataattttaaaaaccgAATCGAACTGGACGGTTTAATTGGATTAACTGAAAACTAGCTGTAAACTCCGATTAAATTAATaagtaattagttaataaattagtttttaataagaaatattagaaacgtgaatattatattaaattaggatagagatcatcgaaacaaaaattttgacactaatttcgaaAAAACggtccaagattggaccgaacgggccaaaccagTTGAACCGAATCCGAACCGGGCCGTCGGTCCAACTGGACCAACTCATTAAATGAAGCCGAACTCCTTTCTCTCCTTCATTTGGATGCAGCAGCGTGAAACGCTTCCAGGGAGGGGAGAAAGCTTCCGTAACCTTACGGTAAATTTTCGATCCCCGTAACTTCTCCGtccgagctccgatcgccgcatcgtttgcggccacgcgtccaTCGCGTCGAACTCTATATTTCTACCGGAACAATTTTACTGGTAACTTATTTAATCACTCTCGGCCCTCTTTTCcctcaattttcaaattttcaatgggaaggttgaatttctttgatttctgatgttttaggatccaattagcttgagaaaaacgttcctcttgcttatgtgaagcttgggtaaggtgaggatatgataattttattttaatttcattaaatttgagctttgagtattaaattgggtatatatgtgttataaatgtgtattatgttgtgaataaataattagaacttgaaattgtgaatattggaacttggaggaagctaattagttgaattttgaaggGGCTACCTTGGTTTTGAATAAATTACTTTGGTCATTAcgtggaaatcggccaaggtatgatttaggtttcttgcatttaatatataatattctgtgaaaacttaggctagatgaccataggataagttggaatgCAGGTGTATGTTAATGTTTAGTAATTTGTTGTCAAATATATTTGGTTGGTGCTTGTGGATTAACTGGTGATTTGGTAAATTATTGATATGAGGTATTTTGTGTTAAAAGTCTAGGATTTGTGAACTATGATTCTTAgttaaattttggttgttggatttgaatattGTACGAGTATAATTGTTGATCTGAGATAGATTTATTATGGTGATTattatgatgatgaagaagggtatgttgaattgaaaagaatgcaGGGTTgaacccgaaaagggtggcaaagtccgagttttagaggagatgctgccgaaattttataaaaattagagactttgttaatatgattatttaaaaagatttagattcaaaggttatatggtttatttttgagttattaaggaaatgagtatgttttaagtttgattcatttagaaaaggatgaattatgttttgaaatggaactattgatggacggaatgggaggtgtgataatgaaggataaggattgaatatgattgatgtatgatgatgaatgagatgCAATTGAGGATGATgtggatgttgatgaattataattgaattatttatatggcttatgaaATTGAATAATCTGAGATATGAGATTCTCTGGATAAAgtgc
The genomic region above belongs to Arachis duranensis cultivar V14167 chromosome 3, aradu.V14167.gnm2.J7QH, whole genome shotgun sequence and contains:
- the LOC110278450 gene encoding uncharacterized protein LOC110278450 produces the protein MRDPGKRPQIWNYPINQQDEIRRAYIKFGPYQFIMDEYPLSGLESHPRRFKAHWFKSFSWLEYSPEVDAAFCLPCYLFSRKSSPFTSGGFRNWKKVNNGKDCAFLSHVGKSLNSPHNIAVKSCKDLLNQLCHIDKVLAKQSSQQVLSNRLRLKASIDTVKWLTFQACAFRGHDESHESQNRGNFLEMLKLLASYNKEVDAVVLDNAPQNAIYTSPSIQKEILHVFARKVQNEICNEIGNAKFCLIVEARDEFRREQMALVVRFVDKHGFVKERLIDVVHVKDTTSATLKQEIYSALSHHNLNIQNVRGQRYDGVSNMRGEWKGLQALIIQECPYAYYVHCFAHQLQLALVAAAKEVVDVHAFFQSLSNIINVVCSSCKRNDELRSAYATEISHLVATNQIETGRGANQIGTLKRSGDTRWSSHFNSICSLLRMFGATTSVLEDLATNGSTYSQRATTERAFSAMKIIKTRLRNKMEDEFLADCMIFRLLENVKMDQVKPLIKNDVLTVIVPKEEVKKPDVKSIQITG